In one window of Gossypium hirsutum isolate 1008001.06 chromosome A01, Gossypium_hirsutum_v2.1, whole genome shotgun sequence DNA:
- the LOC107917441 gene encoding pentatricopeptide repeat-containing protein At2g40720-like, with protein sequence MEGIQVHCRVISLGFGLTLFIGSSLMNLHLHMGLDNVALKLFDQLPDRHFNLISWDSIIPAYSETDVLSDTLELVKRMHFCGKVSVLLRKLGDIQSALIDICAHSELSRLVFETLPIPNVFCFTSIINGYAQNEMGREGVSLLEAMVHQGLIPDEVTSLRVLSGCNHAGLAKEGKLVFNLMKSFYGICPERSYFACMIYVIVGLAGLLCETEEQTPGGVNSVRHLRFRVIVDLLFHPTENLGTTLELVPLLFT encoded by the exons ATGGAAGGAATTCAAGTTCATTGCAGGGTGATTTCACTTGGGTTCGGATTGACTTTGTTTATTGGAAGCTCACTTATGAATCTTCATCTGCATATGGGACTGGATAATGTGGCCTTGAAGTTGTTTGATCAATTGCCTGACCGGCATTTTAATTTGATATCATGGGATTCAATCATTCCTGCATATTCCGAGACTGATGTGCTGTCCGATACTCTTGAATTAGTTAAGAGGATGCATTTCTGCG GCAAAGTCAGTGTTTTGTTACGAAAATTGGGGGATATTCAGTCAGCGCTAATTGATAT ATGTGCCCATTCTGAACTTTCTCGCCTGGTTTTTGAGACACTTCCTATACCTAATGTCTTCTGTTTCACATCTATAATCAATGGATATGCCCAAAACGAGATGGGGAGAGAAGGTGTCAGTCTGTTGGAAGCAATGGTGCATCAGGGTCTGATACCAGATGAAGTGACATCTTTACGTGTTTTAAGTGGGTGTAATCATGCAGGGTTGGCCAAAGAGGGAAAGTTGGTATTTAACTTAATGAAATCCTTTTATGGAATTTGCCCAGAACGTTCGTATTTTGCATGTATGATATATGTTATTGTTGGCCTCGCAGGTCTGCTCTGCGAAACTGAAGAACAGACACCAGGAGGGGTCAATTCTGTAAGGCATCTAAGATTTAGGGTCATTGTAGACTTGCTGTTTCATCCAACTGAGAACTTGGGGACAACACTTGAGCTTGTTCCCCTTTTATTTACATGA
- the LOC107918238 gene encoding probable polygalacturonase At1g80170 isoform X1 has translation MSYCIYTTKPISQTNKTEQIMAKLFLVSFLGLLIAAYGVAGNVVYDKFNILEDMDIVEEDTDFLESPSWTSEHGGKVLVNVDSFGAVGDGVSDDTQAFRKAWDTACSTRKSVLLVPPGRRYLVNATKFKGPCAERLIVQIDGTIVAPDEPKNWDPDLPRLWLDFSKLQGVAFQGKGVIDGSGSKWWAASCKKNKSNPCRGAPTALTIDSSSSIKVKGLTIQNSQLMNFVISKSEAVRVFGVKVTCPGDSPNTDGIHITKSTNVVLQDCKIGTGDDCISIVNGSSTIKMKRIYCGPGHGVSIGSLGEDNSVGIVTNVVLDTALLRETTNGVRIKTWQGGSGYVRGVRFENVRMEDVANPIIIDQFYCDSPTTCQNQTSAVQISQIVYRNISGTTKSKQAIKFACSNTVPCSNLVLSNVNLEKKDGTVETYCNSAQGFGYRLVHPSADCLSSHDKGSILIDWKDNAELTEPTEDHIIHTEL, from the exons atgTCTTATTGCATTTATACAACTAAACCAATCTCCCAAACAAACAAAACAGAACAAATTATGGCTAAATTATTCCTTGTTTCCTTTCTTGGTTTATTGATAGCAGCATATGGAGTTGCAGGAAACGTGGTATATGACAAGTTTAACATACTTGAAGACATGGACATTGTAGAAGAAGATACAGACTTTCTTGAGTCCCCATCTTGGACAAGTGAACATGGTGGCAAGGTTCTTGTGAATGTGGATAGCTTTGGAGCAGTTGGAGATGGAGTTTCTGATGACACCCag GCTTTTAGAAAAGCATGGGACACAGCATGCTctactcgaaaatcagttttatTGGTTCCTCCTGGACGTCGTTATTTAGTTAATGCTACAAAGTTTAAGGGGCCATGTGCAGAGAGGTTGATTGTTCAG ATTGATGGAACAATAGTGGCCCCAGATGAACCCAAGAATTGGGACCCAGATCTTCCTAGACTGTGGCTTGATTTTTCTAAGCTGCAGGGAGTAGCATTCCAAGGAAAAGGAGTTATCGATGGATCAGGCAGCAAATGGTGGGCAGCATCTTGCAAAAAGAACAAGTCAAAT CCTTGCAGAGGGGCACCGACA GCACTGACTATAGATTCAAGCTCATCTATTAAGGTGAAAGGCCTTACTATTCAGAACAGCCAACTGATGAATTTCGTCATTTCAAAGTCTGAAGCTGTTCGAGTATTTGGTGTTAAAGTCACATGTCCTGGAGACAGTCCAAACACTGATGGAATCCACATCACTAAATCAACTAATGTTGTTCTTCAAGACTGCAAAATAGGAACAG GTGATGATTGCATCTCAATTGTCAATGGTTCATCGACTATCAAGATGAAGAGAATATATTGTGGACCAGGACATGGAGTCAG CATTGGAAGCCTTGGGGAGGATAACTCGGTGGGCATTGTCACAAACGTGGTCTTGGATACAGCATTACTCAGGGAGACTACGAATGGTGTCAGGATTAAAACTTGGCAG GGTGGTTCTGGTTATGTTCGTGGTGTGCGTTTCGAAAATGTGAGGATGGAAGATGTTGCTAACCCCATCATTATTGATCAATTCTACTGTGATTCACCAACAACCTGCCAAAACCAG aCATCAGCAGTGCAAATAAGCCAGATTGTATACCGAAACATTAGTGGGACAACAAAAAGCAAGCAAGCAATCAAGTTTGCCTGCAGTAATACTGTTCCCTGtagcaatttagtcctaagcAACGTAAACTTGGAGAAGAAAGATGGCACAGTTGAGACCTACTGCAACTCTGCACAAGGCTTCGGCTACAGGCTTGTTCATCCTTCAGCCGACTGCCTCAGTTCCCACGACAAAGGCTCTATTCTTATTGACTGGAAAGACAATGCTGAGCTTACCGAACCCACTGAAGATCATATTATTCACACTGAACTCTAA
- the LOC107918238 gene encoding probable polygalacturonase At1g80170 isoform X2, with amino-acid sequence MSYCIYTTKPISQTNKTEQIMAKLFLVSFLGLLIAAYGVAGNVVYDKFNILEDMDIVEEDTDFLESPSWTSEHGGKVLVNVDSFGAVGDGVSDDTQAFRKAWDTACSTRKSVLLVPPGRRYLVNATKFKGPCAERLIVQIDGTIVAPDEPKNWDPDLPRLWLDFSKLQGVAFQGKGVIDGSGSKWWAASCKKNKSNALTIDSSSSIKVKGLTIQNSQLMNFVISKSEAVRVFGVKVTCPGDSPNTDGIHITKSTNVVLQDCKIGTGDDCISIVNGSSTIKMKRIYCGPGHGVSIGSLGEDNSVGIVTNVVLDTALLRETTNGVRIKTWQGGSGYVRGVRFENVRMEDVANPIIIDQFYCDSPTTCQNQTSAVQISQIVYRNISGTTKSKQAIKFACSNTVPCSNLVLSNVNLEKKDGTVETYCNSAQGFGYRLVHPSADCLSSHDKGSILIDWKDNAELTEPTEDHIIHTEL; translated from the exons atgTCTTATTGCATTTATACAACTAAACCAATCTCCCAAACAAACAAAACAGAACAAATTATGGCTAAATTATTCCTTGTTTCCTTTCTTGGTTTATTGATAGCAGCATATGGAGTTGCAGGAAACGTGGTATATGACAAGTTTAACATACTTGAAGACATGGACATTGTAGAAGAAGATACAGACTTTCTTGAGTCCCCATCTTGGACAAGTGAACATGGTGGCAAGGTTCTTGTGAATGTGGATAGCTTTGGAGCAGTTGGAGATGGAGTTTCTGATGACACCCag GCTTTTAGAAAAGCATGGGACACAGCATGCTctactcgaaaatcagttttatTGGTTCCTCCTGGACGTCGTTATTTAGTTAATGCTACAAAGTTTAAGGGGCCATGTGCAGAGAGGTTGATTGTTCAG ATTGATGGAACAATAGTGGCCCCAGATGAACCCAAGAATTGGGACCCAGATCTTCCTAGACTGTGGCTTGATTTTTCTAAGCTGCAGGGAGTAGCATTCCAAGGAAAAGGAGTTATCGATGGATCAGGCAGCAAATGGTGGGCAGCATCTTGCAAAAAGAACAAGTCAAAT GCACTGACTATAGATTCAAGCTCATCTATTAAGGTGAAAGGCCTTACTATTCAGAACAGCCAACTGATGAATTTCGTCATTTCAAAGTCTGAAGCTGTTCGAGTATTTGGTGTTAAAGTCACATGTCCTGGAGACAGTCCAAACACTGATGGAATCCACATCACTAAATCAACTAATGTTGTTCTTCAAGACTGCAAAATAGGAACAG GTGATGATTGCATCTCAATTGTCAATGGTTCATCGACTATCAAGATGAAGAGAATATATTGTGGACCAGGACATGGAGTCAG CATTGGAAGCCTTGGGGAGGATAACTCGGTGGGCATTGTCACAAACGTGGTCTTGGATACAGCATTACTCAGGGAGACTACGAATGGTGTCAGGATTAAAACTTGGCAG GGTGGTTCTGGTTATGTTCGTGGTGTGCGTTTCGAAAATGTGAGGATGGAAGATGTTGCTAACCCCATCATTATTGATCAATTCTACTGTGATTCACCAACAACCTGCCAAAACCAG aCATCAGCAGTGCAAATAAGCCAGATTGTATACCGAAACATTAGTGGGACAACAAAAAGCAAGCAAGCAATCAAGTTTGCCTGCAGTAATACTGTTCCCTGtagcaatttagtcctaagcAACGTAAACTTGGAGAAGAAAGATGGCACAGTTGAGACCTACTGCAACTCTGCACAAGGCTTCGGCTACAGGCTTGTTCATCCTTCAGCCGACTGCCTCAGTTCCCACGACAAAGGCTCTATTCTTATTGACTGGAAAGACAATGCTGAGCTTACCGAACCCACTGAAGATCATATTATTCACACTGAACTCTAA
- the LOC107918238 gene encoding probable polygalacturonase At1g80170 isoform X3 — protein MDIVEEDTDFLESPSWTSEHGGKVLVNVDSFGAVGDGVSDDTQAFRKAWDTACSTRKSVLLVPPGRRYLVNATKFKGPCAERLIVQIDGTIVAPDEPKNWDPDLPRLWLDFSKLQGVAFQGKGVIDGSGSKWWAASCKKNKSNPCRGAPTALTIDSSSSIKVKGLTIQNSQLMNFVISKSEAVRVFGVKVTCPGDSPNTDGIHITKSTNVVLQDCKIGTGDDCISIVNGSSTIKMKRIYCGPGHGVSIGSLGEDNSVGIVTNVVLDTALLRETTNGVRIKTWQGGSGYVRGVRFENVRMEDVANPIIIDQFYCDSPTTCQNQTSAVQISQIVYRNISGTTKSKQAIKFACSNTVPCSNLVLSNVNLEKKDGTVETYCNSAQGFGYRLVHPSADCLSSHDKGSILIDWKDNAELTEPTEDHIIHTEL, from the exons ATGGACATTGTAGAAGAAGATACAGACTTTCTTGAGTCCCCATCTTGGACAAGTGAACATGGTGGCAAGGTTCTTGTGAATGTGGATAGCTTTGGAGCAGTTGGAGATGGAGTTTCTGATGACACCCag GCTTTTAGAAAAGCATGGGACACAGCATGCTctactcgaaaatcagttttatTGGTTCCTCCTGGACGTCGTTATTTAGTTAATGCTACAAAGTTTAAGGGGCCATGTGCAGAGAGGTTGATTGTTCAG ATTGATGGAACAATAGTGGCCCCAGATGAACCCAAGAATTGGGACCCAGATCTTCCTAGACTGTGGCTTGATTTTTCTAAGCTGCAGGGAGTAGCATTCCAAGGAAAAGGAGTTATCGATGGATCAGGCAGCAAATGGTGGGCAGCATCTTGCAAAAAGAACAAGTCAAAT CCTTGCAGAGGGGCACCGACA GCACTGACTATAGATTCAAGCTCATCTATTAAGGTGAAAGGCCTTACTATTCAGAACAGCCAACTGATGAATTTCGTCATTTCAAAGTCTGAAGCTGTTCGAGTATTTGGTGTTAAAGTCACATGTCCTGGAGACAGTCCAAACACTGATGGAATCCACATCACTAAATCAACTAATGTTGTTCTTCAAGACTGCAAAATAGGAACAG GTGATGATTGCATCTCAATTGTCAATGGTTCATCGACTATCAAGATGAAGAGAATATATTGTGGACCAGGACATGGAGTCAG CATTGGAAGCCTTGGGGAGGATAACTCGGTGGGCATTGTCACAAACGTGGTCTTGGATACAGCATTACTCAGGGAGACTACGAATGGTGTCAGGATTAAAACTTGGCAG GGTGGTTCTGGTTATGTTCGTGGTGTGCGTTTCGAAAATGTGAGGATGGAAGATGTTGCTAACCCCATCATTATTGATCAATTCTACTGTGATTCACCAACAACCTGCCAAAACCAG aCATCAGCAGTGCAAATAAGCCAGATTGTATACCGAAACATTAGTGGGACAACAAAAAGCAAGCAAGCAATCAAGTTTGCCTGCAGTAATACTGTTCCCTGtagcaatttagtcctaagcAACGTAAACTTGGAGAAGAAAGATGGCACAGTTGAGACCTACTGCAACTCTGCACAAGGCTTCGGCTACAGGCTTGTTCATCCTTCAGCCGACTGCCTCAGTTCCCACGACAAAGGCTCTATTCTTATTGACTGGAAAGACAATGCTGAGCTTACCGAACCCACTGAAGATCATATTATTCACACTGAACTCTAA